In Musa acuminata AAA Group cultivar baxijiao chromosome BXJ3-11, Cavendish_Baxijiao_AAA, whole genome shotgun sequence, one DNA window encodes the following:
- the LOC135652539 gene encoding uncharacterized protein LOC135652539, producing the protein MELSCIASPRSISPFSSASPSSSSPSSSFSSSSYGCCSWRRERRKVAEWAQIKASAEGSHERINTEGAGEPRPRGFAAGGPVMEVSASPASASTTTTTVIERSFAGSGDSEFPVWERLGAVVRLSYGIGIYGAMALAGKFICSTAGIDCTGGFHPSLEAVLDGLGYAAPPIMALLFILDDEVVKYSPHARAIRDVEDEELRSFFYGMSPWQFILIVAASSIGEELFYRVAVQGALADMFLRGTELMKDARGIASLTGVLPLFVPFAQAFAAVITAALTGSLYYVATAPKDPTYVVAPVLNSGTGREDLRKLFAAWFERRQMKKIYSPLLEGLLALYLGFEWIQTDNILAPMITHGIYSAVVLGHGLCKIHDHRRKLRQRIQQVRVETKNNNL; encoded by the exons ATGGAGCTCAGCTGCATCGCGTCTCCTCGTAGCATCTCCCCCTTCTCCTCcgcttctccttcctcttcttctccgtcgtcgtccttctcctcctcttcttacgGATGTTGTTCTTGGAGGCGGGAGAGGAGGAAGGTCGCTGAGTGGGCTCAGATCAAGGCGTCCGCGGAGGGGAGCCACGAGAGGATCAACACCGAAGGCGCCGGAGAACCCCGGCCCAGGGGCTTCGCAGCTGGCGGTCCCGTGATGGAGGTCTCCGCGTCGCCGGCGTCCGCGAGCACAACGACCACGACCGTCATCGAGCGGAGCTTCGCCGGCAGCGGGGACTCCGAATTCCCCGTCTGGGAGAGGTTGGGCGCTGTTGTTAGGCTCAGCTACGGGATAG GTATATACGGAGCTATGGCGCTTGCGGGGAAGTTCATATGCTCCACTGCTGGGATTGATTGCACAGGAGGATTCCATCCGTCGCTAGAAGCGGTCCTGGACGGTCTGGGCTATGCTGCTCCACCTATCATGGCTCTGCTCTTCATCCTAGAT GATGAGGTGGTGAAGTATTCACCCCATGCTCGTGCTATCAGAGATGTGGAGGATGAGGAGCTCCGGAGCTTCTTCTATGGCATGTCACCGTGGCAG TTCATACTCATTGTCGCTGCAAGTTCTATCGGGGAGGAGCTGTTTTATCGAGTTGCTGTTCAG GGAGCACTGGCTGATATGTTCTTAAGGGGCACCGAACTCATGAAAGATGCACGTGGAATTGCATCTCTG ACTGGTGTGCTGCCTCTATTTGTGCCATTTGCTCAAGCATTTGCTGCGGTTATCACGGCCGCTCTCACGGGCTCACTGTATTATGTTGCAACTGCGCCAAAAG ATCCTACGTATGTAGTTGCACCAGTATTAAATTCTGGCACTGGTCGTGAAGACCTCAGGAAGCTCTTTGCAG CTTGGTTTGAGAGAAGGCAGATGAAGAAGATATATTCTCCACTTTTAGAAGGATTGTTGGCTCTCTACCTTGGATTTGAATGGATTCAG ACGGATAATATTCTCGCACCTATGATCACGCATGGGATATATTCTGCTGTTGTACTGGGGCATGGACTCTGCAAAATTCATGATCACAGGCGTAAGCTTCGTCAAAGGATCCAGCAAGTACGGGTGGAAACGAAGAACAACAATTTGTAG
- the LOC103970028 gene encoding acetylornithine deacetylase has protein sequence MASSSSTFALKEVLGELDRGSYVTLLSKIIGEARHVQNNPPDLIPKEDRVARHVLDSLLPLSTSTGGGPLVVSHIAYAEGRGNVIVEYPGSDPARIISFVGCHMDVVTADPTDWEFDPFSLSVDGDKLRGRGTTDCLGHVALVTQLMRRLGETKPELKNTVVAVFIANEENSSVLGVGVDALVKDGLLDKLKAGPLFWIDTADKQPCIGTGGMIAWRLRATGKLFHSGLPHKAINPLELAMEAFKEIQLRFYMDFPAHPKEEVYGFATPSTMKPTQWSYPGGGINQIPAECTISGDVRLTPFYSVTDVVKKLEEYVDDINANIEKLGTRGPVSKYVLPDENLRGRLTITFDEAMTSGVACNLDSRGFRVLCKATEEVLGHVKPYSITGSLPLIRELQDEGFDVQTSGYGIMATYHARNEYCLFSDMCQGFQVFVSIISQLEADSN, from the exons ATGGCGTCTTCTTCCTCAACGTTTGCTCTGAAGGAGGTGCTGGGCGAGCTCGATCGCGGCTCCTACGTCACCCTCCTCTCTAAGATCATCGGCGAGGCCCGCCACGTCCAGAACAATCCCCCGGATTTGATCCCCAAGGAGGACCGCGTCGCCCGCCACGTCCTCGACTCCCTCCTCCCCCTCAGCACCTCCACCGGCGGCGGCCCCCTCGTCGTCTCCCACATCGCCTACGCTGAGGGCCGCGGCAACGTCATCGTCGAGTACCCTGGCTCCGACCCTGCCCGCATCATCTCCTTCGTTGGCTGCCACATGGACGTCGTCACTGCCGATCCCACCGACTGG GAGTTCGATCCCTTTTCACTGAGCGTGGATGGGGATAAGCTTCGGGGCCGGGGGACTACCGACTGCCTTGGGCACGTGGCGCTGGTGACGCAGCTGATGCGAAGGCTTGGGGAGACGAAGCCTGAACTTAAGAACACTGTGGTGGCCGTGTTCATTGCAAACGAGGAAAACTCGTCAGTGTTGGGGGTCGGTGTGGATGCCCTGGTCAAAGATGGGTTGCTTGATAAGCTAAAGGCCGGACCTTT GTTCTGGATCGATACGGCAGATAAGCAACCCTGTATTGGTACTGGGGGAATGATAGCATGGAGGCTGCGGGCTACTGGGAAACTTTTCCACAGTGGTCTCCCGCACAAG GCAATCAATCCATTGGAGTTGGCCATGGAAGCCTTTAAAGAGATTCAGCTGAGATTTTACATGGACTTCCCTGCACATCCCAAAGAAGAGGTTTATGGATTTGCCACACCTTCAACAATGAAACCAACCCAATGGAGTT ATCCTGGAGGTGGCATCAATCAGATTCCAGCTGAATGTACAATATCAGGAGATGTGAG ATTAACTCCTTTCTACAG tgttacagatgtcgtcaagaaGTTAGAGGAATATGTAGACGATATAAATGCCAACATAGAGAAGTTGGGCACGCGTGGACCTGTTTCAAAATATGTTCTTCCAGATGAAAATTTGAGGGGAAG GCTTACAATCACTTTTGACGAGGCTATGACCTCCGGAGTTGCTTGTAATCTTGATTCTCGTGGATTCCGTGTTTTGTGCAAAGCAACAGAGGAAGTACTTGGTCACGTGAAGCCTTACTCGATAACTGGAAGTCTGCCCTTGATTCGAGAATTGCAG GATGAAGGTTTTGATGTTCAGACTTCTGGATATG GGATAATGGCTACATACCATGCCAGGAATGAGTACTGCCTATTTTCGGACATGTGCCAGGGTTTTCAGGTGTTTGTGAGCATCATTTCCCAGTTGGAAGCAGATAGTAATTGA
- the LOC103970027 gene encoding pentatricopeptide repeat-containing protein At5g46580, chloroplastic → MVLLCASTSPTISIPHPLLSPLKPPATFLCHSSKTSAVTASSPTADQTPSSSSLSDQLLPLSLTLLTSQPTSPSATVAPLPRLPAKPTWTNPSKPRPTVLALRRQPRPPFSHNPSLRPLTALSRTLRLSPDLPSALSAAFPPGHSPSRDDALLLLNSLRSWQKSLQFLDFLRSLPDFPLDTIFYNVVLKSLRAGHQWHHVERLAGEMIDASVPLDNITYSTIITAAKRCRRFDGALRWFERMYRTGLMPDEVTYSAVLDVYARLGHREEVVTLYERACASGWRPDAVAFSVLGKMFGEAGDYDGIRYVLKEMKDLGVKPNAVVYNTLIQATGKAGKPGLARSLFEEMVAAGLSPNEKTLTSLIKIYGKARWSRDALELWERMKSNRWPMDFILYNTLLSMCADLGLEEEAEKLFEDMRRPDRYARPDSWSYTAMINIYGSGGKPDRAVKMFEEMLEKGVELNVMSCTCLIQCLGKARRIGDAVRVFETATERGIRPDDRLCGCLLSVAAVCEEGGETDMVLGCLKKANNRLVGLLKMLRDEQVGFGEIKDEFRGIMNEAAVEVRRPFCNCLIDICRNQGHPTRRANELLHLGNLYGLYPGLHARKSEEWSLDLRSLSVGAAKTAFEEWMKSLWDSVVEEEEEEVLPFSFSVYTGSGTHKFSQGLASSFTSHLNEVAAPFRQVEDKCGSFVASKEDLVSWLRATFSPAAVVNA, encoded by the coding sequence ATGGTACTACTCTGTGCTTCCacatctcccactatctccattcCCCACCCTCTTCTCTCCCCACTTAAACCCCCCGCCACCTTCCTCTGCCACTCCTCTAAAACCTCGGCTGTGACTGCAAGCAGCCCAACTGCCGACCAGaccccatcctcctcctccctctccgaccaactcctccctctctccctcaCCCTCCTCACCTCCCAACCCACATCACCCTCAGCCACCGTTGCCCCTCTTCCTCGGCTTCCTGCAAAGCCCACCTGGACCAATCCATCCAAGCCCCGGCCCACCGTCCTCGCCCTCCGCCGCCAACCCCGCCCACCCTTCTCGCACAACCCCTCCCTCCGCCCCCTAACCGCACTCTCCCGCACCCTCCGTCTCTCCCCCGACCTCCCCTCTGCCCTCTCCGCTGCCTTCCCCCCTGGCCATTCCCCCTCCCGCGAcgacgccctcctcctcctcaactCCCTTCGCTCCTGGCAGAAGTCTCTCCAGTTCCTCGACTTCCTCAGGTCCCTCCCCGACTTCCCCCTCGACACCATTTTCTACAACGTCGTCCTCAAATCCCTCCGCGCTGGCCACCAGTGGCACCACGTCGAGCGCCTCGCCGGTGAGATGATCGACGCCTCCGTCCCGCTTGATAATATCACCTACTCCACCATCATCACCGCCGCCAAGCGCTGCCGCCGCTTCGACGGCGCCCTTCGTTGGTTCGAGCGCATGTACCGCACCGGCCTCATGCCTGACGAGGTCACCTACTCCGCCGTCCTCGATGTCTACGCTCGGCTGGGCCACCGGGAGGAGGTCGTTACCCTCTACGAGCGCGCCTGCGCCAGTGGATGGCGCCCCGATGCCGTCGCCTTCTCGGTGCTCGGCAAGATGTTCGGGGAGGCGGGCGACTACGATGGGATCCGCTACGTGCTCAAGGAGATGAAGGACCTGGGCGTGAAACCGAACGCCGTGGTCTACAACACCCTGATCCAGGCGACTGGCAAGGCCGGGAAGCCCGGCCTGGCTAGGAGCCTGTTCGAGGAGATGGTCGCGGCAGGGCTGTCGCCGAACGAGAAGACGCTCACCTCCCTGATCAAGATCTACGGCAAGGCAAGGTGGAGCAGGGACGCGTTGGAGTTGTGGGAGCGGATGAAGAGCAACAGATGGCCCATGGACTTCATCCTCTACAATACGTTGCTTAGCATGTGCGCAGATCTTGGattggaggaggaggcggagaagCTGTTCGAGGATATGCGGCGGCCGGATCGGTACGCTCGACCGGACAGTTGGAGCTACACGGCGATGATCAATATATACGGGAGCGGTGGAAAGCCCGACAGAGCCGTGAAGATGTTCGAAGAAATGCTGGAGAAGGGGGTGGAGCTAAACGTGATGAGCTGCACTTGCTTGATCCAATGCCTGGGGAAAGCCAGAAGGATCGGGGACGCCGTGAGGGTGTTCGAGACGGCAACGGAGAGGGGCATACGACCCGATGATCGGCTGTGCGGGTGCTTGCTCTCGGTCGCAGCTGTGTGTGAAGAAGGGGGGGAGACCGACATGGTGCTGGGTTGCCTGAAGAAGGCGAACAACAGGCTGGTTGGGCTGCTGAAGATGCTCCGCGATGAACAAGTTGGCTTTGGCGAGATCAAGGACGAGTTCCGAGGGATAATGAATGAGGCTGCCGTCGAAGTGCGCAGACCATTCTGCAACTGCTTGATAGATATATGCAGGAATCAGGGGCATCCTACCCGGAGGGCCAACGAGCTTCTGCATCTGGGAAACCTTTATGGGTTGTATCCTGGTTTGCATGCAAGGAAGTCGGAGGAGTGGTCACTAGACCTTCGATCGTTGTCGGTGGGCGCAGCTAAAACTGCTTTCGAAGAGTGGATGAAGAGTTTATGGGAttcggtggtggaggaggaggaggaggaagtatTGCCTTTTTCCTTCTCCGTCTATACTGGCTCAGGAACTCACAAGTTCTCTCAGGGATTGGCCAGCTCTTTTACCTCGCATTTGAACGAAGTGGCTGCACCCTTCCGGCAGGTTGAGGACAAGTGTGGTAGTTTTGTTGCTTCCAAAGAGGATCTGGTCTCATGGTTACGGGCCACATTTTCACCTGCTGCAGTTGTCAATGCATAG